ACCGCACAACGCGCTGATACGCAACCCATCCGGTCGAAAGCAGCACCAGGAAGACCAGTAAAAAACCAGGGTCGAACAATGCGGACGCCGCAATGGCAACCACCACCACCGGCAGCGCGATCTGGACATCGACCATGAATCCAATCACCCGGTCGATGCGCCCAGGTCGTAGTCCGCCCAGCAGACCGAGCAGCGTGCCGATGACGAGGGATGCGAGCGAGACCGCCACTGACAAGAACAGCGTGATCCGGCAACCGGCAAGCACGCGCGCCAATTGGTCACGTCCGAGTTGATCGGTTCCCAACGGATGCTCCCAGGTTCCCCCGAAGAAAGCCAGAGGCGCGAGCCGATCGCGCAATACCTGTTTGTCTGGGTCGCCTGCAACCATCGGTCCGAACAATGCCAGGATCGTCAACAGCGCAACGATCGCGAGTCCAACCCAGGCTCCCGCCGGATAGCGCGGCAGCGCGCGCCTCCGCCTGGGTTCGTCCGCCGCGACGGGAGCGTCGGATCGCGCGAACGCCGGCCGCATGGCATTGGTGGGCATCATTGGAATGCCCCCGAGACCGCCGCTTCCCGCAAGCGAGGATCGACTGCCAGGGCAACAGCATCGGCCGCGAGATTCGCCAGCACGATCAGCACGGCAACCACTGCCACGAACGCCTGAATGACCGGCAGGTCCCGGCTGGCGACCGATTGCATCGCGAGTTGGTCCAATGCCCGGCCAGGCGAAGACGACTTCGACCGCAATCGCCCCGGCAACCAGGAATCCGCCAACGAGTCCCGCATAGGCGATCGTCGGCAACAACGCGTTTCGCGCGATATGCCGCCAAAGCACAGCTCTCCCCGGAAGACTCCGCGTTCGCCGTGCGCACATAGTCCGCACGCGCCACATCCGCCACCGATACCCGCACGATGGCGCACTGTGGCTGCGGTGGGGAACGCGGCCAGCGCCAACGCTGGCAAGATCAGTGAGTCGAAACCACCCGGCCAGACGATGGCAACCAT
Above is a window of Thermomicrobiales bacterium DNA encoding:
- a CDS encoding ABC transporter permease, translated to MMPTNAMRPAFARSDAPVAADEPRRRRALPRYPAGAWVGLAIVALLTILALFGPMVAGDPDKQVLRDRLAPLAFFGGTWEHPLGTDQLGRDQLARVLAGCRITLFLSVAVSLASLVIGTLLGLLGGLRPGRIDRVIGFMVDVQIALPVVVVAIAASALFDPGFLLVFLVLLSTGWVAYQRVVRLQARALGQTQFVEASRSIGGSRLWIIRRHVLPNLAGTVAVLATQQMAAVILFEAALSYLGLGMPVDAITWGRMVADGRETMLTAWWVPVVPGCFIALAVLGFHLIGEWFGTRQAAPLL